The following are from one region of the Etheostoma spectabile isolate EspeVRDwgs_2016 chromosome 2, UIUC_Espe_1.0, whole genome shotgun sequence genome:
- the cp110 gene encoding uncharacterized protein cp110 isoform X4 produces MEDYDKFVQHRLSHLRKSEEEHSKPLPASSLIRFYGQPILPPLLSGEQREKMQQHRDAAQKADVQRKLKGDSRMAYVQTILHSVQLRKTPTLEELLQESEINAKPSYSHNNSGGSVSQSDLFIGPKDDLLLSPPPGRKEQNGVLLPPLTSTTYSAFFPSNVTPEQSYQERCLIDQHYNQHGSQPSSLNGVSHQSVSSGYLTFENTTSVSERISAERESHGFGSSDGAYKNKMGGFFLHSTSETIAKMPDIISHPPIDGEELERSGLESSICNNIIVVNDICCTLLQEDSVICDHLPVEKSDSSHLDITEGEVNLSFTTVLNTEEDQSLGRIEGPVSLSESSDISDNRESSQTSSPHCIPTAELHIPHNPRESEPADNHADEAKPSEEPYRLSLQALLKKSQEYRRRQRMLRNQAKTTKIQERTQEQTRARAEEQSLSDKENDEFPYKGIVTADGKKAKERRDTLIPSVDTSQNKSWENERVIESEFFGEKANFKSQSSHLTGDGNTKEITSVEEEKILKNNKLNISQEILTEPKQINTFPQQQQPTSIETSPVQEAFYLTTCPKAFYSGVGKYHTIPAPNFCRSPVNCKSKGSIQDGDDGEAVDAVKISKRKVLVDSGLTEDHKVDEVNLGHKNSNSAVPFTGNLMVEGDVTSISARSSQHIDQLESNLSSLKIMISDLESTLTGNLKNHSQTESNTPNEVTFKGIRHSRQSDCDYWEDKLSNDDDSNEAEQDQKYREWQRRQLLDNFKNMQEDTETELNITATDNVSLITQVKETEAVNVSELRLIKTLATERGKEKGTCKEGFAKSYGQRGGCSMPTAKCILSVSQQQRIPNVFRNVPPATMVSPNVSVPLDTSNHQVESRNETAVDGHNSTYSPSINQSYDVEAPSGLWLLEGSGSDMGSKGHLVQEKHLTPESVGESQGGVSKVKRRLLMHMAKETRSADVSRRATSVVRPNASTPRVAEPLAAVRCYEGHGGPDKQEQLKQTHAAQVKALQDEHRRQQEELLQRASWLDSGKGRRGPRELTQKRKG; encoded by the exons ATGGAGGACTACGACAAGTTTGTGCAGCATCGTCTCTCCCATCTGAGGAAAAGTGAGGAGGAACACAGCAAACCTTTACCTGCATCCTCTCTCATCCGCTTCTATGGACAACCCATCCTTCCTCCCCTG CTCTCAggggagcagagagagaagatgCAGCAACACAGAGATGCAGCACAGAAAGCTGATGTCCAAAGAAAGTTGAAGGGGGATTCAAGAATGGCCTATGTGCAAACTATCCTACACAGTGTTCAG TTGAGGAAGACACCAACACTGGAGGAGTTGCTTCAAGAGTCAGAAATTAACGCTAAACCTTCATATTCCCACAACAACAGTGGTGGGTCAGTGTCGCAGAGCGATTTATTCATAGGACCGAAGGATGATCTTTTGCTCTCTCCACCACCCGGAAGAAAAGAACAGAATGGTGTTCTTCTTCCACCATTGACATCAACTACGTATAGTGCCTTTTTCCCTTCTAATGTGACACCTGAGCAAAGTTACCAGGAAAGATGCCTTATTGACCAACATTACAACCAACATGGATCACAGCCAAGTTCCCTTAATGGCGTAAGCCACCAATCAGTATCCTCCGGCTACTTGACCTTTGAAAACACCACCAGTGTCTCTGAAAGGATtagtgcagagagagagagccatgGCTTTGGCTCCTCAGATGGagcttataaaaataaaatgggtgGCTTTTTCCTTCACAGCACCTCAGAAACAATCGCCAAGATGCCAGATATTATTAGCCACCCTCCCATAGATGGAGAGGAATTAGAAAGGAGTGGACTGGAATCATCTATTTGTAATAATATTATAGTGGTAAATGACATTTGTTGCACCTTGCTCCAGGAGGATTCAGTCATATGTGACCATTTACCAGTAGAGAAATCTGATAGCAGTCATCTGGACATCACAGAAGGTGAAGTTAACCTTTCCTTTACCACAGTACTCAACACTGAAGAAGATCAGAGTTTGGGCAGAATTGAGGGCCCAGTCTCCTTATCAGAAAGCAGTGATATTTCAGACAACCGAGAGTCATCACAGACATCAAGCCCTCATTGCATTCCAACGGCAGAGCTGCATATTCCACACAACCCCAGAGAATCCGAACCAGCGGACAACCATGCAGATGAAGCAAAGCCATCTGAGGAGCCTTATCGTCTGAGCCTCCAGGCCTTGTTAAAGAAATCTCAGGAGTATCGGCGGCGCCAGCGGATGCTTAGGAACCAAGCCAAAACCACTAAAATTCAGGAGAGGACCCAAGAACAGACAAGAGCAAGGGCGGAGGAGCAGAGCCTCTCCGATAAGGAAAATGACGAGTTCCCTTACAAGGGAATTGTTACTGCAGATGGGAAGAAAGctaaagagaggagagacaccCTTATCCCGTCGGTGGATACGTCACAAAATAAATCCTGGGAAAATGAGAGGGTGATTGAGAGTGAGTTTTTTGGGGAAAAGGCTAACTTTAAATCTCAAAGCTCCCACTTAACAGGAGATGGAAATACTAAGGAAATAACTAGTGTTGAGGAGGAAAAAATCCTCAAAAATAATAAGCTGAACATTTCACAAGAGATCCTAACAGAGCCTAAACAAATCAACACCTTCCCCCAGCAACAGCAGCCCACGTCAATAGAGACCTCGCCTGTTCAGGAAGCTTTTTACTTGACCACTTGTCCCAAAGCTTTTTATAGTGGAGTAGGGAAATATCACACTATCCCAGCCCCTAATTTCTGTAGGAGTCCTGTGAACTGCAAAAGCAAAGGCAGTATCCAAGATGGAGATGATGGAGAAGCTGTCGATGCAGTCAAGATCTCAAAGAGGAAAGTTTTGGTCGATTCTGGTTTGACTGAAGACCACAAGGTTGATGAAGTGAACCTGGGACACAAAAACAGTAATTCAGCAGTTCCTTTCACTGGTAATCTCATGGTTGAAGGTGATGTAACAAGCATTTCAGCCAGGAGTTCACAGCACATAGATCAGCTTGAGTCCAACCTGTCCAGTCTGAAAATAATGATCTCTGATCTGGAGTCCACATTGACAGGAAACTTGAAGAATCACAGCCAAACTGAGAGCAACACTCCCAATGAGGTCACTTTTAAAGGCATCAGGCACTCTCGTCAAAGTGATTGTGACTACTGGGAGGACAAACTGAGCAATGATGATGACAGCAATGAAGCAGAGCAAGACCAAAAGTACAGAGAGTGGCAGAGAAGACAATTATTAGACAATTTCAAGAACATGCAGGAAGATACAGAAACTGAACTTAACATCACTGCCACAGACAATGTTTCTCTCATAACTCAAGTAAAAGAAACTGAGGCAGTTAACGTAAGCGAGCTCCGACTAATCAAAACCTTAGctacagagagaggaaaggaaaaagggACATGTAAAGAAGGATTTGCAAAGAGTTACGGACAGCGTGGCGGCTGTAGCATGCCCACAGCGAAATGCATCCTCTCTGTATCACAGCAGCAGCGAATTCCCAATGTATTCAGAAATGTGCCACCTGCAACCATGGTTTCACCTAACGTCTCTGTGCCTTTGGATACCAGTAACCATCAAGTGGAAAGTAGGAATGAGACAGCTGTAGATGGTCACAACTCTACCTACTCGCCATCTATCAACCAGTCGTATGATGTGGAGGCACCGTCTGGCCTGTGGCTCCTCGAAGGGTCAGGGTCCGACATGGGCTCAAAAGGTCATCTTGTTCAAGAGAAACATCTGACCCCAGAGAGTGTGGGTGAAAGTCAGGGCGGGGTATCCAAAGTCAAACGGAGGCTGCTCATGCACATGGCAAAGGAGACCAGGAGTGCAGATGTCAGCAGAAGAGCAACCTCTGTGGTCAGACCCAACGCCAGCACTCCTAGAG TTGCAGAGCCTTTAGCTGCAGTGCGGTGCTACGAAGGTCATGGCGGTCCAGACAAGCAGGAACAACTGAAACAGACCCATGCTGCTCAGGTCAAAGCCCTGCAAGATGAGCACAGGAGACAACAGGAAGAACTACTGCAG AGAGCAAGCTGGCTGGATTCTGGTAAAGGGAGGAGGGGACCGAGGGAATTGACACAGAAAAGGAAAGGataa